A genomic region of Trifolium pratense cultivar HEN17-A07 linkage group LG3, ARS_RC_1.1, whole genome shotgun sequence contains the following coding sequences:
- the LOC123914946 gene encoding uncharacterized protein LOC123914946 has product MQKTSSNIEMLRVQALSIICTPHPFLDFSGFAPIPYKFDPYYGTQRKINNDALFDIYGFPTVQKKLDSYCSTNLQINNDDFFSFGGSSPVQGKLVPHCSTKQKIHDNDEENIEERDFGFACTEVQEMHIFADEIFENGKIRPILHSSDQSLLIFPNPNNDASYISPPIKKNFIENSIKPHSRSGGIPNELQNDPLQNMTLVEINASSECYTKSNSTGTSNLWRFRQNLNLRSNSDHKDSFVLMNPSVPKKSNKSKVENIAVKKRKDEKRKSELSAYEKIYVTNKTRKESNKRKSFLPYKHQLFGLFTNKNGLSRNLHPF; this is encoded by the coding sequence ATGCAGAAAACATCCTCAAATATTGAGATGCTAAGAGTGCAAGCGCTATCAATCATATGTACACCTCACCCTTTTCTAGATTTTTCTGGATTTGCTCCCATTCCATATAAGTTTGATCCATATTATGGAACACAACGAAAAATTAACAATGACGCTCTTTTTGATATTTATGGGTTTCCTACCGTACAAAAGAAACTTGATTCCTATTGTAGCACAAACTTACAAATTAATAACGatgatttttttagttttggtgGATCTTCTCCCGTCCAAGGTAAACTCGTTCCACATTGTAGCaccaaacaaaaaattcacGACAACGATGAAGAGAATATTGAGGAACGGGACTTTGGCTTTGCATGCACCGAAGTCCAAGAAATGCATATATTTGCCGATGAGATAtttgaaaatggaaaaataCGACCAATACTCCATAGTTCGGACCAATCTCTTCTCATCTTTCCCAACCCAAATAATGATGCCTCGTATATTAGTCCACCGATAAAGAAGAATTTTATTGAGAATTCCATAAAACCACACTCAAGATCAGGTGGTATTCCAAATGAACTTCAAAATGATCCGTTACAAAATATGACACTGGTTGAGATCAATGCTTCGAGTGAGTGTTATACAAAAAGCAACTCAACAGGGACATCAAATTTGTGGAGATTTCGACAAAACTTGAATCTTCGAAGTAACAGTGACCATAAGGATTCTTTTGTTTTAATGAATCCTTCGGTTCCAAAAAAATCCAACAAGTCAAAGGTAGAAAACATAGCCGTTAAAAAGAGGAAGGATGAGAAACGCAAAAGTGAATTATCGGCTTATGAGAAGATTTATGTGACTAATAAAACAAGGAAAGAGAGCAACAAACGAAAATCATTTTTGCCGTACAAACACCAATTATTCGGGCTATTTACCAACAAGAATGGATTGAGTAGGAATCTGCACCCTTTTTGA